In Candidatus Syntrophosphaera sp., one genomic interval encodes:
- a CDS encoding T9SS type A sorting domain-containing protein encodes MNRPLALILALCLPWFLAAAELSVDLDFSGLQSRSSLQTAGWGTLTAPGYPQLPAKTVNIIIPPAAEGLGHAHQFTVPQQFGAPAPQVNPPFANGEQVLSAPPASQLAPQVLFQGIKRWGDVAYASFRVLPFVWTGSEWSGYRSLRINLSWTEASDARPNRVPPVLLDLERSQPGFRSGFFANPQDLDKYYSSSPTKNYDYLIISTPELYAAIAPLESFRQGQGLITSFANINTILATTPGSSSGEKLRNYLVAQYYASPFGYLLLVGDHDTVPVMYLTPEPDGYDTVASDFFYGDLSSIVDTDSDGRLGEYSPGDGLQDFLCDFTPEVFVGRISTNSAAVAAQIADRTVAYEQSTGSWKQHALLPAAFLNYQGEPETIYLQTDGAGFMEYARTTVLSDWQSTTMYEQLGVVPSYPSDYALDYDQLKNLLSSNSYGLLNWSAHGSSTSSSRKVWMNDGNANSLPDSWEMDWLGMVNRQSFDNLVNQDGLILFAASCYNGYIDGSQQCLAEYALQKKAVNVSAATRTGWYKIGWQTPGWGGLSSYNLHWLENITRNQMTVGGAQAYANLIHTEYYLFGDPVDAGGIIWPELQNVYTYLLYGDPAVGYFGQEQYTDGEILVYEPWHNDGLRVVNALNDVGHFNVVYTDKLIPDYDYLDRFEAVFCLFGWGDTAYILHSDSLDYALLDSYLDNGGKMYLEGDVAWDPQDPFWGKFATHAPLDYFAYIEGLRAGFGENLHTWGYAADADPYTQILVPYSPVAEELFTTNNSEHPEHTVGILHAAGTYATLASSFALAAVEAGPETSDYNDLYIVILGKLGVVPFVPVAGDDPLAPAALQKAYAYPNPFTASTSLHFELDRTATVGLEVFNLRGQKVHSLQAGNLAKGSHDLIWDGCDASGRPVSPGIYLWRLQGDKSLWQGKMLKLAN; translated from the coding sequence ATGAATAGACCCCTTGCCTTGATTTTAGCCCTTTGCCTGCCCTGGTTCCTGGCCGCGGCAGAGCTTTCCGTCGACCTGGACTTCTCCGGCCTCCAATCCCGATCCTCCCTGCAAACCGCGGGTTGGGGAACCCTTACCGCGCCTGGCTATCCGCAACTTCCGGCAAAGACAGTCAATATTATCATACCCCCGGCCGCGGAAGGCCTCGGCCATGCGCACCAATTTACTGTCCCCCAGCAGTTTGGCGCTCCCGCGCCGCAGGTCAATCCGCCTTTTGCCAACGGGGAGCAAGTGCTTTCCGCACCGCCTGCCTCTCAGCTCGCACCGCAAGTGCTCTTTCAGGGAATAAAGCGTTGGGGGGATGTGGCTTACGCCAGTTTCCGGGTCCTGCCCTTTGTCTGGACCGGCAGCGAGTGGAGCGGCTATCGCTCACTGAGGATAAACCTTTCCTGGACAGAGGCTTCGGATGCCAGGCCCAACCGCGTTCCGCCGGTCCTGCTTGACCTGGAACGCTCCCAACCTGGCTTCAGGAGCGGCTTTTTTGCCAATCCCCAGGATCTGGATAAATACTACAGTTCCTCTCCCACCAAGAACTATGATTATCTAATTATAAGCACTCCAGAGCTTTATGCCGCCATCGCGCCTTTGGAATCCTTTCGCCAGGGCCAGGGCCTGATCACCTCCTTTGCCAACATCAACACCATCCTGGCCACCACGCCCGGATCCAGCTCCGGCGAAAAACTGCGCAATTACCTGGTTGCCCAGTATTACGCCAGTCCCTTTGGCTACCTGCTTTTGGTGGGCGACCACGACACGGTTCCGGTGATGTATCTGACTCCCGAACCGGACGGCTACGACACCGTGGCCTCGGATTTTTTCTACGGTGACCTGAGCAGCATCGTCGACACCGATTCGGACGGACGGTTGGGCGAATATTCGCCTGGAGACGGTTTGCAGGATTTTCTCTGCGATTTCACGCCCGAGGTCTTTGTGGGCCGGATCTCCACCAACAGCGCCGCCGTCGCGGCCCAAATTGCCGACCGCACAGTGGCTTACGAGCAGTCAACGGGGTCCTGGAAACAGCACGCCCTCCTGCCCGCGGCCTTCCTGAACTACCAAGGAGAGCCGGAAACCATCTATTTGCAGACAGATGGGGCCGGCTTCATGGAATACGCCCGGACCACCGTGCTCAGTGACTGGCAGAGCACCACAATGTACGAGCAGCTTGGCGTCGTGCCTTCCTACCCCAGCGATTACGCCCTGGATTACGACCAGCTTAAAAACCTGCTGAGCAGCAACAGTTACGGCCTGCTCAACTGGAGTGCCCACGGCTCCTCAACTTCTTCTTCCCGAAAGGTTTGGATGAATGACGGCAATGCCAACTCCCTGCCCGACAGCTGGGAAATGGACTGGCTGGGCATGGTCAACAGGCAAAGTTTCGACAACCTGGTCAACCAGGACGGCCTGATCCTCTTTGCCGCTTCCTGCTACAACGGCTACATCGACGGTAGCCAGCAATGCCTGGCCGAATACGCCCTGCAGAAAAAGGCCGTCAACGTCAGCGCCGCCACACGCACCGGCTGGTACAAGATCGGCTGGCAAACTCCCGGCTGGGGCGGCCTCAGTTCCTACAACCTGCATTGGTTGGAAAACATCACCCGCAACCAGATGACGGTGGGCGGTGCCCAGGCCTACGCAAATCTCATCCACACAGAGTATTACCTCTTTGGTGACCCGGTCGATGCCGGCGGCATCATCTGGCCCGAACTCCAGAATGTCTACACCTATCTGCTCTACGGCGATCCGGCCGTGGGATATTTTGGCCAGGAGCAATACACGGATGGCGAGATCCTGGTCTACGAACCCTGGCACAATGACGGTTTGCGCGTCGTCAACGCCCTCAACGATGTTGGCCATTTCAACGTTGTCTACACCGATAAATTGATCCCCGACTATGACTACCTTGATCGCTTCGAGGCGGTTTTTTGCCTCTTTGGATGGGGCGACACGGCTTACATCCTGCATTCCGATTCGCTGGATTACGCCCTGCTCGATTCCTATCTGGACAATGGCGGCAAGATGTATCTGGAGGGCGATGTGGCTTGGGACCCGCAGGACCCGTTCTGGGGAAAATTTGCCACCCACGCGCCTTTGGACTACTTTGCCTACATAGAAGGGCTGCGGGCCGGGTTCGGCGAAAACCTCCACACCTGGGGCTACGCCGCGGATGCCGATCCCTACACCCAGATCCTGGTCCCCTATTCGCCTGTGGCAGAAGAACTTTTCACCACCAACAACTCCGAGCATCCGGAGCATACGGTCGGGATCCTGCATGCCGCAGGCACTTATGCCACCTTGGCGTCTTCCTTTGCCCTGGCAGCCGTTGAGGCTGGCCCGGAAACCAGTGATTATAATGATCTGTACATCGTGATCCTGGGCAAACTCGGCGTTGTTCCCTTCGTTCCTGTGGCTGGCGACGATCCGTTGGCCCCAGCGGCCCTGCAGAAGGCATACGCCTATCCAAATCCTTTCACGGCAAGCACTTCCCTGCATTTCGAGCTTGACCGGACTGCGACTGTGGGCCTGGAA